In Silene latifolia isolate original U9 population chromosome X, ASM4854445v1, whole genome shotgun sequence, the following proteins share a genomic window:
- the LOC141622042 gene encoding (+)-borneol dehydrogenase 2-like: MEGYSRRLAGKVALVTGGASGIGESIVRLFNKHGARVCVLDVADEAGRKLSVSLGDDLNISFFHGDVSKEDDVSRAVDFTVKKYGTLDIMVNNAGLTGPPCNDIRDVNLKDFDKVFDVNVKGVFLGMKHAARVMIPSKKGSIISISSVASVLGGLGPHVYTGSKHAVVGLTKSVAAELGQHGIRVNCVSPYAVPTNLALPHLTGEERTEDALAGFRAFTAKNANLQGVELTAEDVANCVLFLASDEARYISGDNLMVDGGFTCVNHNLKVFK, translated from the exons ATGGAAGGCTACTCACGGAG GTTAGCGGGAAAAGTGGCACTCGTGACGGGTGGAGCAAGCGGAATAGGAGAGAGCATTGTTCGGTTATTCAATAAGCACGGTGCCAGGGTATGTGTACTAGACGTTGCAGACGAGGCTGGCCGCAAGCTCTCGGTATCACTTGGTGACGACCTAAATATCTCTTTTTTTCATGGTGATGTCAGCAAAGAAGATGATGTTAGCCGTGCCGTTGATTTCACAGTGAAAAAATATGGCACTCTCGATATCATGGTCAACAATGCCGGGTTGACAGGCCCACCTTGCAACGACATTCGAGATGTCAACCTTAAGGATTTTGACAAGGTATTTGATGTTAATGTGAAGGGTGTTTTTCTGGGGATGAAGCATGCAGCTCGAGTAATGATCCCGTCTAAGAAAGGATCGATCATTTCTATCAGCAGTGTCGCGAGTGTCCTAGGAGGTTTAGGTCCCCACGTGTATACAGGTTCCAAACACGCTGTTGTCGGACTGACAAAAAGTGTGGCAGCTGAATTAGGGCAGCATGGGATACGAGTCAACTGTGTCTCGCCCTATGCAGTTCCGACAAACTTGGCATTGCCTCATTTGACTGGGGAAGAGAGGACGGAAGATGCGTTGGCTGGCTTCCGCGCTTTCACTGCTAAGAATGCTAATTTACAAGGTGTGGAGTTGACAGCAGAGGATGTGGCTAATTGTGTATTGTTCTTGGCAAGTGATGAAGCAAGATATATAAGTGGGGATAATCTTATGGTTGATGGAGGATTCACTTGTGTGAACCACAACCTAAAAGTGTTTAAATGA